One Setaria italica strain Yugu1 chromosome I, Setaria_italica_v2.0, whole genome shotgun sequence DNA window includes the following coding sequences:
- the LOC101755855 gene encoding mitotic spindle checkpoint protein BUBR1 encodes MAAAAAAAATAKAAEEMVAVLDDETLALMGVSNSAAAAPVVVGAEWETFKENVRPLKRGRDVSKLNRALKALVDPAQRAALLEARRRMIEAIYEYQGEDPLQPWLDCIKWVQESFPTGGECSGLVVLYEQCVRTFWHDERYKDDLRFLKVWLEYAGNCADAEVIYKFLEANQIGQGHAIYYMSYASLLEAKNKLRKANEIFDIGIARKAKPLEKLEAVYRTFLRRSTKRSEHSEQNDTANDDLPIRSFGTSLKRDENRNQQAENSQLGRPRALQRIDVNRPLSVFKDENSLPNQGIDKIRRKENTSWRTLGTQADRNKENNMMPTKWTCHKVPQKLGARGAVPATRASSIEVFVDEECAQEPARQVPKSPNPSVLKLRQATSKNLKKETELLKENPLRNFPLSSLR; translated from the exons atggcggcggcggcggcggcggcggcgacggcgaaggcggcggaAGAGATGGTGGCGGTGCTCGACGACGAGACGCTGGCGCTGATGGGGGTCAGcaactccgccgccgcggcgccggtggtTGTGGGCGCCGAGTGGGAGACGTTCAAGGAGAACGTGCGGCCGCTCAAACGCGGGCGCGATGTGTCCAAACTCAACCGCGCGCTCAAGGCGCTCGTCGACCCCGCCCagcgcgccgccctcctcgaAGCTCGCAG GAGGATGATCGAGGCAATCTACGAGTATCAGGGCGAGGATCCGCTCCAACCGTGGCTGGA CTGCATCAAGTGGGTTCAGGAGTCGTTCCCGACcggcggcgagtgctcgggGCTGGTGGTGTTGTACGAGCAGTGCGTGCGGACCTTCTGGCACGACGAGCGCTACAAGGACGACCTCCGCTTCCTCAAAGTGTGGCTGGAATAC GCTGGAAATTGCGCTGATGCTGAGGTGATATACAAATTCCTGGAGGCAAACCAGATTGGGCAGGGCCATGCCATTTACTACATGTCCTATGCGTCATTGTTGGAGGCAAAGAACAAGCTGAGAAAAGCTAATGAGATCTTTGACATTGGTATAGCTAG AAAAGCAAAGCCTCTGGAGAAGTTGGAAGCTGTATACAGGACATTTCTTCGAAGGTCGACCAAAAGGAGCGAACATTCTGAG CAAAATGATACAGCAAATGATGATCTACCAATACGTAGCTTCGGGACTAGCTTGAAACGCGATGAAAACA GAAATCAGCAAGCAGAGAACTCccagctggggaggccaagggCGCTGCAAAG AATCGACGTTAACAGGCCACTTTCAGTATTCAAAGATGAGAATTCATTGCCAAATCAGGGCATTGACAAAataaggagaaaagaaaatacGAGCTGGCGCACCCTTGGAACACAAGCAGATAGGAACAAAGAAAATAACATGATGCCCACTAAATGGACATGTCACAAG GTTCCACAAAAGTTAGGAGCAAGAGGAGCAGTTCCGGCAACCCGGGCCAGTTCCATTGAGGTTTTCGTGGACGAAGAATGTGCACA GGAACCAGCTCGGCAGGTACCAAAGAGCCCAAATCCTTCTGTTCTGAAGCTCAGGCAAGCAACAAGCAAAAACCTTAAGAA GGAAACTGAATTACTTAAAGAGAATCCACTGCGCAACTTCCCCCTGAGCAGCCTTAGATAA
- the LOC101756255 gene encoding uncharacterized protein LOC101756255, with protein MQDPSGDDFPAPKLHKKKVVYRPHSSGQLKGEPELLRRDVPHSSGMAQKPPKRSLKSERPATPPSDRGTPDSLPDSGPTDEYRALRRKYMMLEEENFALDNELRMEDEEIKALEEEKLALLDELVVLEGLVEPSQLQFQRRP; from the coding sequence ATGCAAGACCCAAGCGGTGATGATTTCCCTGCCCCAAAGTTGCACAAGAAGAAGGTTGTGTACCGGCCGCATTCATCAGGCCAGCTGAAGGGTGAACCCGAACTGCTGCGGAGAGACGTTCCGCATTCATCAGGCATGGCCCAAAAGCCACCCAAAAGAAGCTTGAAGAGTGAGCGCCCTGCCACTCCTCCATCTGACAGAGGAACTCCAGATTCCCTGCCAGACTCTGGTCCTACCGATGAGTACCGTGCACTACGGAGGAAGTACATGATGCTGGAGGAAGAGAACTTTGCCCTGGACAATGAACTGCGCATGGAAGATGAGGAAATCAAGGCACTTGAGGAGGAAAAGCTTGCACTTCTTGATGAGCTTGTTGTCTTAGAAGGCCTTGTCGAGCCATCGCAGCTGCAGTTTCAGCGTAGGCCGTGA